acgtcattgaCATCCTGCTTTGGCAGAActaaattgtttgtgtgttattctgagacaaagagtgagagagagagagagagagagagagagagagagagagacaaacatagGGCGccttcctctgcccaggcgttactgacgcatgccagatcttaaagcggctggataggtattttacataacacagtcgatgacgtggcacacaaccattggttgatgcatgcaacatctgagcaggggaacatgACCAGAGTAACAGAGAGCGGtgaaatctctctctcaccctccacaTCCAGGGCTTTCCAGCGTGGGTCAGACTGGTTGTCTGATAGGCTAGACAGAGGGGTGTCACCTGTCAATCTCAGCAGCACATCCTCTCGACGTATCAGCAACACAGATTCACTGCAGTCGCTGATGCACCTCCCGCTCACTCACTGGGACATAGAATGCATGAAGTCACACACAGGctatactctctcacacacacacacacacacacacacaccttacccaCATCCAGGGGGTTGGTCATATAGACAGTGTCGGGTCCGACCCCAAAGATGAGTTGGTGGTGCCATGCGTCGggaacctcctctccctctggcaCTGCCAGCTGCATGTTCATTGTGGCCACGGGCACTGCCCCTTTCTGGATCCACTGTGCCAGCCAGGGTACCAGCCTCACCCGCCGGCGAGGGTGGAGGGGGAAGTGGCGACCCAGCACGCGCCCACCACTGGCCTGCTCCGCCCCAGCTATCAGCTGTGCGTGTGTGGCAcctgggagaggggaagagacagagaggagggtgcATCACAGATATACAACagtggaaaataaatacagaaacacacgaacacgcatgcacgcacacatacacacaaacacagttaacAGAGCATTTGGTGGTCATGGTTGAGGGCCTGTGGTCCAGTTAGAGAAATTGTGGTATAATGAGGAAGTTCTAAGGGTTGTGGTCAGAGTAGACTGCTGGATGAGTGTTGTGGTTGGCTGTTGTGTTAAGTCAAATCAGGGTTGGGGCCAAAGATTCTTGTCATAAATTGTGGTAATTAGGTTAGTTTGCGGTCAGGTGATTATTGTGAAAACAGTGCACGGTTGTTAGCTAAATAGAACAAGGACAGTAAGCGGTCAATGGTCAGTACCAGCCTCGCTCCGGGAGAACAGGTAATCRGGCAGCGGCGCCTCGTTCCTCCTCAGGCACGTCCGCACACACCGGTCAGCCATCTCGGGTGCCACAATGATGCCGAGGGCCTGTAGGACGTCCACTACGGCCGTTGCCCCACAGGCGGACACTCCTATCTGCATGGTCTGCCTCTCCACTGCCTCCTGGATGGACCATAACATAGCCCTTtgtccctgcctctcctctccatctttggGACATTGGGATGCACAGCAAGCAGTTTCAGTCTGCTTCTCCTCATGAGGatgctctccctccatcttcacaAACCAGACCTgctgaaaaatgacttgtatgatgatcatatttattttttaggcTGCATTGCATATTGATATGTTGGACCGATATAGACTCTTATCAGAATCACTGTTATGAGTTGTATAGTTATGCTAGGTCTGTGAGAATCGCACATGGAGCCTTTTGATATGAATCTACATTAGGGGAATACTGACAAGTAGCCCAATAATAGACTACCTTACAGTACATGTTCTATTTAAAGGCAAATTGtctctggcagccaaaacagccaaacacACCATCTAAACTTAAATCGATTCTCAATTGGCCTACGGTTTTAGAAACATAAAAGTCCTTTACTTCAtatcacataaaaaaaatatacacttactgtccACTGTTTTAATATAGTTGCAGAAgagagtatttttcagtgacaacaaaGGTGTAATCATTAGCCAAACAGTTGCAACTAAAACTAGtttgtattggacaaattcaggtaggtccctccccaattcgttccgtttgcttccRtttaagaaatgttttgcgtCCTTCTTCCGTTTACACCAAGGGTTGGAATCCAAAtaattttccaatcgtttcgttctgaacagaactatTTTTKGGGTTCCGTTCCAGTACTGTTccaaccagcaaaataaagttctgaaccagttTGAACCAAAACAAGTAaaggtttatatcgttcctttctgttactttttaaacctctgaaatcgttatatatatatatatattttttttacatttagcgccacattaaattacttcaccaatcaatgtggatagagcagcttgctatggagtggGACAGAtatagttgtttacatgcattggacagacaagtgtagggcgCGAAATGTGACTTAAATTTTGCAgctggggagagagcgagagagggtggaggaggaggcttggcttgaagcgctggACATcttgcattatctgaattaggccagAGATACGGCAGTGAAAGGGAGCAAACGGAACGGAAGATGGCGGATAAGAAAAAAAGAGGAACATATTATGAATAAATATGGAGTGGGGGATTGCACAAGACTTCTGGAAGATCTGATGAGGGAGAAGATGGCGGACAAGAAAAAAAGGGGAATATGTTTTTAGTGAATATGGAATGGAGGATAACACAGAACGTTTKAAAGAGCTAAAGGAAATGGAACGTGACGTCGAGAAGGAACTGAGTGTAGAGGGAAGCGGTGTGGTGAGGAAGGTTGGTGTCAAATGCAAAAAGAGGGATACATGCGCCAGTAGTTCAGAGATTGAACGTGACAAGAGTGAGGATGAAGTACCTGCGGTGAGGATTGCYGAGTTCGAGCCTCGTCCCAATTATGACAAGGATGATACTGGCCCAGCAGGAGTTAGATTTGtggagagaatggatccttgTATTCTGTCTTGTATTCTGAGGTTGGGGACTGTTGAGTCGGTGAAAGTAACACAAAGTGGACTCGTGATGATTTATTGTGTTCCTTCCGTCCAGAGGAACTGTGCGCTCTGGACAACGCGACCACRGACAAGAACTGTGACTTGCTTTGTTCTCCGGAGCAGGGCGCCGTTGAAAGGATTGATAACGGGGGTGGCattaagtgttgaggaggatcAGCTGAAAGTGAAGATTCCTGGTGTCTGTGAAGCCAGTGTGGAGACCCGGTGTGGAGCATGGTGAAACGGAGAAGACATTGTCCTGATGAGTTTTGCCCGACAAGGTCAAGTTAGGATGTGTCAGTTATCCCATGAGATATTTTGTTCTGAAAATACTATggtgttttaggtgccaagcttatggtcatgttgcagcagtgtgtatgatggagattcctagatgtgagaagtgtgcaggagggcattaGAGGAAGGAATGTGAAATATGGGTGGAGAAagttgtgtgtgttacctgtgggGGTGCCATGGGGCTGAAGATCGGAGGTGTCCAGTGAGAGAAAGGCAGGATGAGGTTGTCAGAGTAGTACAGAAGGTGTTGTATGCTGAAGCagtgaagagagtggtagaggaagatgggt
This region of Salvelinus sp. IW2-2015 linkage group LG12, ASM291031v2, whole genome shotgun sequence genomic DNA includes:
- the LOC111971036 gene encoding uncharacterized protein: MEGEHPHEEKQTETACCASQCPKDGEERQGQRAMLWSIQEAVERQTMQIGVSACGATAVVDVLQALGIIVAPEMADRCVRTCLRRNEAPLPDYLFSRSEAGATHAQLIAGAEQASGGRVLGRHFPLHPRRRVRLVPWLAQWIQKGAVPVATMNMQLAVPEGEEVPDAWHHQLIFGVGPDTVYMTNPLDVVSEREVHQRLQ